From one Citrobacter sp. Marseille-Q6884 genomic stretch:
- a CDS encoding MFS transporter, with protein sequence MSRTTRKITIPISIGYGMTDIMGGGAFTVIGAWLLFFYTTFVGLSPVEAASIVAIARIVDAIVSLFMGSFTDHFYKNALGKRFGRRRFFLLIGAPLMLVYTLLWMTGMNFWFYLAVYLAFEIIAAMVLIPWETLPSEMTKDFNARTKLSTCRMFLSASGTFLATFIPGLLIGHFGEHDPNAYFINGVVFAVLFMICVFISWKVTWERDLTPEMLEELERSSQPTTFTEKVAMVGRLFKEYGSTLKVRAFRKHLAIYLLSFTAKDVYNTVFVFFCVYCLNVSSSLAGTLLSMSIVGLPVTLLAGFAIIKYGPSRLYVFAYTLMMLCLAGLFMVYQFPTDNKVTLLVILAALYQVGRCVLEFTPWNVFPFIPDIDEMITRQRREGLFAAVMTFSRKTTVAIATFIVGLMLQNGGFVKGSQVQPEQAINTIATLLFAGTAGLLILALWQALTFHLNKRTHKIFVDEVERLKANGAKQDVEPETRRIVEDLTGYSYDALWCEAEKKTATKGKSASLMS encoded by the coding sequence ATGTCTCGTACTACTAGAAAAATAACCATTCCGATAAGTATCGGATATGGCATGACAGATATTATGGGTGGCGGTGCATTTACCGTTATTGGCGCATGGCTTCTTTTTTTCTACACGACATTTGTCGGATTATCTCCGGTTGAAGCAGCATCCATTGTGGCCATAGCAAGGATTGTCGATGCTATTGTCAGTCTGTTTATGGGATCGTTTACCGACCATTTCTATAAAAATGCGTTAGGTAAGCGATTCGGCAGAAGACGTTTCTTTTTGTTGATTGGCGCACCATTGATGCTGGTGTATACCTTGCTATGGATGACCGGAATGAATTTCTGGTTCTACCTTGCGGTTTATCTGGCATTTGAAATTATCGCCGCCATGGTATTAATTCCATGGGAAACGCTGCCATCAGAAATGACCAAGGATTTTAATGCGCGCACGAAACTGTCAACCTGCCGTATGTTCCTTTCTGCGTCCGGTACATTTTTAGCCACCTTTATCCCTGGATTACTGATTGGTCATTTTGGCGAGCACGATCCGAACGCCTATTTTATTAATGGTGTCGTCTTTGCCGTGTTGTTTATGATTTGCGTCTTCATCTCGTGGAAAGTCACCTGGGAACGCGATTTGACCCCGGAAATGCTTGAAGAGCTTGAGCGCAGTAGTCAGCCGACGACATTCACAGAAAAAGTAGCGATGGTAGGGCGTCTGTTCAAAGAGTACGGCTCTACGCTGAAAGTTCGCGCGTTCAGAAAACATCTGGCTATCTATTTGCTCTCTTTCACGGCCAAAGATGTTTACAACACTGTTTTTGTTTTCTTCTGTGTTTACTGTCTGAATGTGTCGTCTTCTCTTGCCGGTACGCTGTTGTCGATGAGTATCGTGGGGCTGCCGGTCACGTTATTAGCCGGATTCGCCATCATTAAATATGGCCCGTCGCGACTGTATGTTTTTGCCTACACGTTGATGATGCTGTGTCTGGCAGGGCTGTTTATGGTTTACCAGTTCCCGACAGATAACAAAGTCACGCTGCTGGTTATTCTGGCTGCGCTGTATCAGGTCGGGCGTTGCGTACTGGAGTTTACCCCGTGGAACGTATTTCCGTTCATTCCAGACATTGACGAGATGATTACCCGTCAGCGTCGTGAAGGGCTATTCGCTGCAGTCATGACTTTCTCCCGTAAAACAACGGTTGCGATTGCCACTTTTATCGTCGGTTTGATGCTGCAAAATGGCGGCTTTGTGAAAGGAAGCCAGGTACAGCCGGAACAAGCCATCAACACTATCGCGACATTGCTGTTCGCAGGTACTGCTGGTCTGTTGATTCTGGCACTGTGGCAGGCGTTAACCTTCCATCTGAATAAGCGGACCCATAAAATTTTTGTTGATGAAGTGGAGCGTCTGAAAGCAAATGGCGCGAAGCAGGATGTCGAGCCTGAGACACGTCGGATTGTCGAAGATTTAACCGGCTATTCCTACGATGCACTCTGGTGCGAGGCAGAAAAAAAGACGGCCACCAAAGGTAAATCAGCCTCCCTGATGAGCTAA